From the genome of Streptococcus marmotae, one region includes:
- a CDS encoding YitT family protein: MKQKLTDFALVTIGSFISAIAFNSMFVENHIASGGVGGLAISMNALFGWNTANFVLYANIPLLLLCFFFLGKEVFIKTVYGAWIYPIFIKLTAGLPTLTHNVLLAAIFGGVVLGFGLGLVFIGHSSTGGTGIIIQLFEKYTPIPLGTSMALVDGLVVGLGFVAFDADTVMYSIIALFSITYAVNLVMAGADSSRNVMIISKHHRQIEEYITKVADRGVTELPIIGGFTGQENRMLMTTISRLEYQKLEMNILAIDETAFIVVMPATQVKGRGFSLQKTHQNLEKDILIPM, translated from the coding sequence ATGAAACAAAAATTAACAGACTTTGCCCTAGTCACTATTGGATCATTCATTTCTGCTATCGCCTTTAATAGCATGTTTGTTGAAAACCATATTGCTTCTGGGGGTGTTGGAGGTCTCGCCATTAGTATGAATGCCTTATTTGGTTGGAATACTGCGAATTTTGTACTCTACGCGAATATTCCCCTTCTTCTCCTATGTTTTTTCTTTTTAGGAAAAGAAGTTTTTATCAAAACAGTTTATGGCGCGTGGATTTATCCGATTTTTATCAAGTTGACAGCAGGTTTACCAACCTTGACACACAATGTATTGCTCGCAGCCATCTTTGGAGGAGTTGTCCTTGGATTTGGTCTTGGGCTTGTCTTTATTGGTCATTCCTCAACTGGTGGGACAGGTATCATCATTCAGCTGTTTGAAAAATATACTCCTATTCCCTTAGGAACAAGTATGGCCTTGGTTGATGGACTTGTCGTTGGATTAGGATTTGTTGCTTTTGATGCAGATACTGTCATGTACTCCATCATTGCTTTATTCTCTATTACCTATGCTGTCAACCTTGTCATGGCAGGAGCTGATTCTTCACGGAATGTGATGATTATCTCAAAACACCATAGACAAATAGAAGAGTACATTACTAAGGTGGCAGATCGTGGCGTGACTGAACTTCCAATTATCGGTGGATTTACAGGTCAAGAAAACCGCATGTTGATGACAACTATTTCACGGCTTGAATACCAAAAATTAGAGATGAATATTCTTGCTATTGATGAAACGGCCTTCATTGTTGTCATGCCTGCGACACAAGTAAAAGGTAGAGGGTTCAGTTTACAAAAGACGCATCAAAATTTAGAAAAAGATATTTTGATTCCCATGTAA
- a CDS encoding ATP-binding cassette domain-containing protein, with protein MLTVSDVSLRFSDRKLFDDVNIKFTAGNTYGLIGANGAGKSTFLKILAGDIEPTTGHISLGPDERLSVLRQNHFDYENERVIDVVIMGNEQLYSIMKEKDAIYMKEDFSDEDGVRAAELEGEFAELGGWEAESEASQLLQNLNIAEDLHYQNMSELTNGEKVKVLLAKALFGKPDVLLLDEPTNGLDIQSINWLEEFLIDFENTVIVVSHDRHFLNKVCTHMADLDFGKIKIFVGNYDFWKQSSELAAKLQADRNAKAEEKIKELQEFVARFSANASKSKQATSRKKMLDKIELEEIIPSSRKYPFINFKAEREIGNDLVTVENLKVTIDGEVILDNISFILRPGDKTALIGQNDIQTTALIRALMGDIEYEGTIKWGVTTSQSYLPKDNSRDFATDESILDWLRQFASKEEDDNTFLRGFLGRMLFSGDEVNKSVNVLSGGEKVRVMLSKLMLLKSNVLVLDDPTNHLDLESISSLNDGLKAFKESIIFASHDHEFIQTLANHIIVISKNGVIDRIDETYDEFLENQEVQTKVKELWKD; from the coding sequence TTGCTTACAGTATCAGATGTATCGCTTCGTTTTAGCGATCGAAAATTATTTGACGATGTCAACATTAAATTTACAGCAGGAAACACATATGGATTGATTGGCGCGAATGGTGCCGGAAAATCCACTTTCCTTAAAATTTTAGCTGGGGATATTGAACCAACAACTGGTCATATTTCCCTCGGACCAGACGAACGCCTTTCGGTGCTTCGCCAAAATCATTTTGACTATGAAAACGAACGGGTCATTGATGTCGTTATCATGGGAAATGAACAGCTTTACAGCATCATGAAAGAAAAAGATGCTATTTACATGAAAGAAGACTTTTCAGATGAAGATGGTGTCCGTGCAGCTGAATTAGAAGGTGAATTTGCCGAACTTGGTGGCTGGGAAGCTGAAAGTGAGGCCTCACAACTTCTTCAAAATCTAAATATTGCTGAAGATCTTCACTACCAAAATATGAGTGAATTAACCAATGGAGAAAAAGTGAAGGTTCTCTTGGCCAAAGCGCTCTTTGGTAAACCAGATGTCCTATTACTAGATGAGCCGACAAATGGTCTTGACATTCAATCGATTAACTGGCTAGAAGAATTTTTAATTGACTTTGAAAATACCGTTATTGTCGTATCTCACGACCGTCATTTCCTAAATAAAGTATGTACTCATATGGCTGACTTAGACTTTGGTAAAATCAAAATCTTTGTTGGAAACTATGATTTTTGGAAACAATCTAGCGAATTAGCTGCGAAATTACAAGCTGATCGTAATGCAAAAGCAGAGGAAAAAATCAAAGAATTACAAGAATTCGTTGCACGCTTTTCTGCCAATGCTTCAAAATCAAAACAAGCAACTTCTCGCAAAAAAATGCTCGATAAGATTGAATTAGAAGAAATTATTCCTTCTAGTCGTAAATATCCATTTATCAACTTTAAAGCTGAGCGAGAAATTGGAAATGATTTAGTAACGGTTGAAAACTTGAAAGTCACTATTGATGGCGAAGTCATTTTAGACAATATTAGCTTTATTCTTCGTCCAGGGGATAAGACAGCTCTTATTGGACAAAATGATATCCAAACAACTGCTCTTATCCGTGCATTGATGGGAGACATTGAGTACGAAGGAACTATTAAATGGGGAGTGACAACCAGTCAATCTTACCTACCAAAAGACAATAGTCGCGATTTCGCAACTGATGAGTCTATTCTTGACTGGCTTCGTCAATTTGCAAGCAAGGAAGAAGATGATAATACCTTCTTACGCGGATTTTTGGGTCGTATGCTCTTTTCTGGTGACGAAGTCAACAAATCTGTCAATGTCCTCTCAGGGGGAGAAAAAGTGCGCGTGATGCTCTCAAAGCTTATGCTCCTCAAATCAAATGTCCTTGTCCTTGATGACCCAACAAATCACTTGGACTTAGAATCTATTTCTAGCTTGAATGACGGATTAAAAGCCTTTAAAGAATCAATTATCTTTGCCAGTCACGATCATGAATTCATTCAAACCCTAGCAAACCATATTATTGTTATTTCAAAAAATGGTGTCATTGACCGCATTGATGAAACCTATGATGAATTCTTGGAAAATCAAGAAGTACAAACAAAAGTAAAGGAACTCTGGAAAGACTAA
- a CDS encoding YfhO family protein, producing MILKKYSKILLYLLSFFLPIFIIGIILALKGIWWESETTILASDAFHQYVIFNQVLRNALHGNGSLFYTFTSGLGLNFYALTSYYLGSFLSPLTYFFDIKSMPDALYLFTLLKFGLTGLSTYFSLSHIYKKLAPFLAISLSTSFALMSFSTSQLEINSWLDVFILVPLVLLGLLNLLNGKGRILYFSSLLCLFIQNYYFGYMMALFLVIWVLLQISWNIKKHIRYFLDFVVVSLLSGISSMVMLLPTYLDLKTHGETFTEILNWKTENSWYLDLFAKNLVGSYDTTKFGAIPMIYAGIFPLLFALLFFTIKSISWQVKACYGIAITFIVTSFYFQPLDLFWQGMHAPNMFLHRYAWIFSVIIIYMAAETLSRLEEIRFYQCIRVFLFLVFGFLLTFFYINHYPFLEPIHFLLSLEFLLAYGVTFYAISNKRITPTVFSLLSLFFVVFELGLNTHYQVNGLADDWHFPSRSNYEQHLTQIDNLVKYSQSTTDQFYRTERLFPQTGNDSMKYNYNGISQFSSIRNRASSSTLDKLGFRSDGTNLNLRYQNNTLLADSLFAIKYNLAEGEISKFGFNNSQSDGLFNLYENTYSLPLALLTDTVYKDVKFTSLTLDNQTNFINQLTGLDLKYYYSVESLNAQNAVELNNRVTVNANDNDSVPTVHYLLRIPAQTQLYVSLPNISFTDENSKNVQFTINNVTRNFTLDNTFSFFDGGYFEEEQIITLTMTFPNNKQVSFDPPQFYRLDTKAYQTAMEKLKEKDVSAQVKGNKVTVDYTAESDGSLLLTLPYDKGWSAKQDGKKIPISKAQDGFMKVEAKKGKGNIIFTFIPQGFIIGSFCFFGGIITFITYNLLRNKKVAI from the coding sequence ATGATTTTAAAAAAATATTCAAAAATTCTACTGTATCTTCTCTCATTCTTCCTGCCTATTTTTATTATAGGTATTATTCTAGCACTAAAGGGCATTTGGTGGGAAAGTGAGACAACTATTTTAGCAAGCGATGCTTTCCACCAATATGTTATCTTTAATCAAGTATTACGAAATGCATTACATGGTAATGGTTCATTATTTTATACCTTCACCAGTGGTTTAGGATTAAATTTTTATGCCCTCACATCCTATTATCTTGGATCATTCCTATCACCACTAACTTACTTTTTTGATATAAAGAGTATGCCTGATGCTCTCTATCTCTTTACATTGCTAAAATTTGGATTGACAGGTCTGTCAACTTACTTCAGTCTATCTCATATTTATAAAAAACTAGCTCCATTTCTAGCTATTTCCCTCTCTACAAGTTTTGCTCTTATGAGTTTTTCAACTAGTCAATTAGAAATTAATAGCTGGCTAGATGTGTTTATATTAGTCCCACTTGTTTTACTTGGTTTACTCAATTTACTAAATGGTAAAGGTCGAATTCTCTATTTTTCTAGCCTCCTCTGCCTATTTATTCAAAATTATTACTTCGGATACATGATGGCACTATTTTTAGTGATTTGGGTTCTTTTACAAATTTCTTGGAACATCAAAAAACACATTCGATACTTTTTAGATTTTGTTGTTGTTTCACTTCTCTCAGGAATTTCTAGCATGGTAATGCTCCTGCCAACCTACCTTGATTTAAAAACACATGGTGAAACATTTACAGAAATTCTCAATTGGAAAACGGAAAACTCTTGGTATTTGGATTTGTTTGCTAAAAACTTAGTAGGTAGCTATGATACAACAAAGTTCGGTGCAATTCCTATGATTTACGCAGGAATTTTTCCTTTGCTATTTGCTCTGCTATTCTTTACAATCAAATCAATCAGTTGGCAGGTAAAGGCCTGTTATGGTATTGCAATCACTTTTATTGTTACTAGTTTTTATTTCCAACCCTTAGATTTATTCTGGCAAGGGATGCATGCGCCAAATATGTTTTTACATCGGTATGCTTGGATTTTTTCCGTGATCATTATTTATATGGCTGCTGAAACCCTAAGCAGGTTAGAAGAAATTCGCTTTTATCAATGTATCAGAGTATTTTTATTTCTCGTTTTTGGTTTCCTGTTGACATTCTTCTATATCAACCACTATCCATTTTTAGAGCCTATTCATTTCCTACTCTCACTTGAATTTTTGCTTGCCTATGGTGTAACCTTCTACGCCATCAGTAACAAGCGCATCACTCCAACCGTATTTTCACTGCTAAGCCTATTTTTTGTCGTCTTCGAATTAGGACTAAACACTCACTATCAAGTAAATGGTCTAGCTGATGACTGGCATTTCCCAAGTCGTTCTAATTATGAACAACACTTGACACAAATTGACAACCTTGTCAAATACAGTCAATCTACTACTGATCAATTTTATCGAACTGAAAGACTATTTCCTCAAACCGGAAATGACAGTATGAAATATAATTATAATGGAATTTCCCAATTTTCTTCTATTCGTAATCGCGCTTCTAGCTCAACTTTGGATAAATTAGGATTCCGTTCGGATGGTACAAATCTTAATTTGCGCTATCAAAATAATACCCTCCTGGCTGATAGTCTCTTTGCTATCAAATACAACCTAGCAGAAGGCGAGATTTCTAAATTTGGTTTTAATAATAGCCAATCAGACGGTCTCTTTAACCTCTATGAAAATACCTACTCTCTTCCCCTAGCTCTATTGACAGATACTGTTTATAAAGATGTCAAGTTTACAAGCTTAACATTGGATAATCAGACAAATTTTATCAACCAATTAACTGGACTAGATTTAAAATATTACTATTCAGTTGAATCCCTCAATGCACAAAATGCTGTTGAATTAAATAATCGTGTAACTGTTAATGCTAATGATAATGACAGTGTTCCTACCGTTCACTATCTATTGCGAATTCCTGCACAAACACAATTATACGTAAGTTTACCCAATATTAGCTTTACAGATGAGAATAGTAAAAATGTTCAATTCACTATCAATAATGTAACAAGAAACTTTACACTAGATAACACATTTTCCTTTTTTGATGGCGGATATTTTGAAGAGGAACAAATCATAACTCTTACAATGACCTTCCCGAACAATAAGCAAGTATCTTTTGATCCACCCCAATTCTACAGATTGGATACCAAAGCCTACCAAACTGCTATGGAAAAACTAAAAGAAAAAGACGTATCTGCTCAAGTAAAAGGGAATAAAGTAACCGTTGACTACACTGCTGAATCAGATGGATCGTTACTCCTTACCTTACCTTATGATAAGGGATGGTCTGCTAAGCAAGATGGTAAAAAGATACCCATTAGTAAAGCCCAGGATGGTTTTATGAAAGTAGAAGCTAAAAAAGGAAAAGGGAATATCATATTTACTTTTATTCCTCAAGGTTTTATAATCGGTAGCTTCTGCTTCTTTGGTGGGATAATAACGTTTATCACTTATAACCTTCTTAGGAATAAAAAAGTAGCAATATAA
- a CDS encoding IS30 family transposase yields the protein MSYHHFTIEERESILIYRTQGLNLSEIGTLLNRQPSSISRELRRHSKNESYSPSAAQASYHISKSHCERKRKLETDLELSHKIKHLFLDHQWSPEEIAGRLRLECGKSVISYQTIYRAIYRGHFDDIALSHGARGAIRKLRHRGKSRHTKDYVEKRGKIAISHTIHERPQEAQIRSRVGDWEADTVAGQTGKACLVTLTDRYSRFLKIKKVAVKKSKLVIEAMVKILEPLPKETVTPDRGKEFSKHQELTDKLQVEVYFPDPHAPWQRGTNENTNGLLREYFPKGSDLTGVDEAVIQEWEDKLNNRPRKCLNWRTPYEVFYEEEMHLI from the coding sequence ATGAGCTACCATCATTTTACCATAGAAGAGCGAGAAAGTATCCTAATTTATCGTACACAGGGATTAAATTTGTCTGAAATAGGAACTTTACTGAATCGCCAACCATCTAGTATCAGCCGAGAATTGCGTCGTCATTCCAAAAATGAAAGTTATTCCCCTAGTGCGGCACAAGCATCTTACCACATCTCCAAATCACACTGTGAACGAAAAAGAAAACTGGAAACAGACTTAGAATTGAGCCACAAGATTAAACATCTCTTTCTTGATCATCAATGGTCACCTGAAGAAATAGCAGGACGTTTACGGTTAGAATGTGGAAAATCAGTCATTAGTTATCAAACCATCTATAGAGCCATTTATCGAGGGCATTTTGATGATATCGCTCTGTCCCATGGCGCTCGCGGTGCTATTCGGAAACTTCGTCATCGAGGTAAAAGTCGTCACACCAAAGACTATGTTGAAAAACGCGGAAAGATTGCTATCTCACATACAATCCATGAAAGACCACAAGAAGCACAGATACGCTCTAGGGTAGGAGATTGGGAGGCAGATACAGTTGCTGGACAAACAGGAAAAGCCTGCTTAGTGACCCTAACGGATCGCTATTCTCGTTTTCTTAAAATCAAGAAGGTTGCAGTGAAGAAGAGTAAGCTAGTCATAGAAGCCATGGTAAAGATACTGGAACCCTTACCAAAAGAGACGGTGACTCCCGATCGAGGAAAGGAATTCTCAAAACATCAAGAACTGACAGATAAACTACAAGTAGAAGTCTATTTCCCTGACCCTCATGCGCCATGGCAACGTGGAACAAATGAGAATACGAACGGCTTATTACGGGAGTACTTCCCAAAAGGGAGTGACCTGACAGGTGTGGATGAGGCTGTGATTCAAGAGTGGGAAGACAAGCTAAACAATAGACCGAGAAAATGTCTTAACTGGAGAACACCTTATGAGGTATTTTATGAAGAAGAAATGCACTTAATTTGA
- a CDS encoding YoaK family protein, which translates to MSKKKEYQIFEGLRIAISLTFISGYLNAFTYVTQGGRFAGVQSGNVIMLSYYLARGEFFQAVSFINPIIFFIFGQFVVYIIKSYFRKDEWLRHFISSVIMTLFIFIAVMITPFVGPVLTMAILAFVASIQIGTFQKLRGAPYANVMMTGNLKNAAICGLKVGWKMIKFFEKEDVKLF; encoded by the coding sequence ATGTCAAAGAAAAAAGAGTATCAGATATTTGAAGGTCTAAGAATAGCAATTAGTTTAACCTTTATCAGTGGCTATTTAAATGCTTTTACCTATGTGACACAAGGTGGACGCTTTGCTGGTGTGCAATCAGGGAATGTGATTATGCTTTCGTACTATTTGGCAAGAGGAGAATTCTTCCAAGCCGTTAGTTTTATAAATCCAATTATTTTCTTTATTTTTGGACAATTTGTCGTCTATATTATCAAAAGCTACTTTAGAAAAGATGAGTGGTTGCGCCATTTTATCAGCAGTGTAATCATGACTCTCTTCATTTTTATCGCAGTCATGATTACACCATTTGTCGGACCAGTTCTGACGATGGCCATTTTGGCATTTGTTGCCTCCATTCAAATCGGAACCTTTCAAAAGTTGCGAGGAGCTCCTTACGCCAATGTTATGATGACAGGAAATTTAAAGAATGCGGCTATTTGTGGTTTAAAGGTTGGATGGAAAATGATAAAATTCTTCGAAAAAGAGGACGTGAAACTATTTTGA
- the rlmH gene encoding 23S rRNA (pseudouridine(1915)-N(3))-methyltransferase RlmH: MKIKLITVGKLKENYLKAGIAEYVKRLGRFTKIELIELLDEKTPDKASQAENDGILKKESERILAKINDREYVIALAIEGTQFASEDFSQLLADITVKGYSDMTFIIGGSLGLHERIKKRANILVSFGLFTLPHQLMRLVLVEQIYRAFMIQQGSPYHK; encoded by the coding sequence ATGAAAATAAAATTAATCACAGTTGGTAAACTGAAAGAAAACTATTTAAAAGCTGGGATTGCTGAGTATGTGAAACGATTAGGACGTTTTACAAAGATAGAACTAATTGAATTGCTGGATGAGAAAACACCAGATAAAGCAAGTCAAGCTGAAAATGATGGTATTTTGAAAAAGGAATCAGAGCGAATTTTAGCTAAGATAAATGACCGAGAGTACGTCATTGCTCTAGCTATTGAAGGAACGCAATTTGCCTCTGAGGATTTTAGTCAGCTATTAGCAGATATCACAGTCAAAGGGTATTCTGATATGACATTTATTATCGGAGGGAGCCTTGGTTTGCATGAAAGGATAAAAAAACGGGCGAACATTTTAGTTAGTTTTGGTTTATTTACCTTACCTCATCAGCTGATGCGTTTAGTTTTAGTAGAGCAAATTTATCGTGCATTTATGATCCAACAAGGTAGTCCTTACCATAAGTAG
- a CDS encoding S1C family serine protease, whose amino-acid sequence MKKSLKFILLFLIGFAGGLAGNLVAPLIHPNKPAQPAVQTKKENEQTTVSNVQYNNENSTTSAVEKVQNAVVSVINYQATRENAFSSILGDAARSGELTVAGEGSGVIYKKTDQFAYLVTNTHVIAGAEKIDIQLASGEKVEGELVGSDTYADIAVIKIAADKVTAVADFANSDKIKVGETAIAIGSPLGSIYANTVTQGIVSSLSRTVTSKAEDGQTISTNAIQTDTAINPGNSGGPLINIQGQVIGITSSKITSSANTGVSVEGMGFAIPANDAVNIINQLEENGKVIRPALGIQMVNLNNLSSEQRKKAGLDNEKVRAGIVVVSTQKGLPADGQLEQYDVITKIDGDTVETISDLQSALYKHTVGDNISVTYYRAGKEKTIDIKLTHSTEDLSN is encoded by the coding sequence ATGAAAAAATCACTAAAATTTATCCTTTTATTCTTAATTGGTTTTGCAGGAGGTCTAGCAGGAAACTTAGTTGCCCCTCTCATTCATCCTAACAAACCTGCCCAACCGGCTGTGCAAACAAAGAAAGAAAATGAACAAACAACTGTCAGTAATGTTCAATATAATAATGAAAATTCGACAACCTCAGCTGTAGAAAAAGTACAAAATGCCGTTGTATCCGTTATTAACTACCAAGCAACACGAGAAAATGCGTTTAGTTCGATTTTAGGAGATGCTGCACGTTCTGGAGAATTAACTGTTGCTGGTGAGGGATCTGGGGTTATCTACAAAAAAACAGATCAATTTGCTTATCTTGTCACGAATACACACGTCATTGCGGGTGCAGAAAAAATTGATATTCAGCTAGCTTCTGGAGAAAAAGTGGAAGGAGAATTAGTTGGATCTGATACCTATGCAGATATTGCAGTCATAAAAATTGCTGCTGATAAAGTAACAGCTGTAGCTGATTTTGCTAATTCTGATAAGATTAAGGTTGGTGAAACAGCAATTGCAATTGGTAGCCCACTTGGAAGTATTTATGCTAATACCGTAACGCAAGGAATTGTTTCCAGTCTCAGCCGAACAGTCACTTCAAAAGCAGAAGATGGTCAGACAATTTCAACCAACGCTATCCAAACTGATACTGCCATTAACCCTGGTAATTCTGGCGGACCGCTCATTAATATTCAAGGACAAGTAATTGGAATTACATCCAGCAAAATTACATCAAGTGCCAATACAGGTGTTTCAGTAGAAGGGATGGGATTTGCCATTCCAGCAAATGATGCAGTTAATATCATTAATCAGTTAGAAGAAAATGGAAAAGTTATTCGTCCAGCCCTTGGTATTCAAATGGTAAACTTGAATAACTTATCTAGTGAACAACGGAAAAAAGCTGGGCTTGATAATGAAAAAGTAAGAGCAGGGATTGTTGTTGTATCCACTCAAAAAGGGTTACCAGCAGATGGACAACTTGAACAATATGACGTGATTACAAAAATTGACGGAGATACTGTTGAAACAATCAGTGATTTGCAAAGTGCTCTTTACAAACATACAGTTGGAGATAACATCTCTGTTACCTATTACCGTGCAGGAAAAGAAAAAACGATTGACATCAAATTGACACATTCAACAGAAGATTTATCAAACTAG
- a CDS encoding ParB/RepB/Spo0J family partition protein, with the protein MEELRYIAINDITPNPYQPRVHFDQEKLEELAQSIKENGLIQPLIVRKSAIIGYELLAGERRLRASQLAGLTSVPVVIKNLSDDELLYQAIIENLQRSDLNPIEEAKSYQRLIEKNLTHDEIAQIMGKSRPYITNILRLLQLSDPLISAVEEGILSQGHARLLIPYSRKEQEKWLTTILQKEMSVRSLEHALSKKKTTAKKKENIFVKDIESTLSKVLGSGISIEQKKNGSGTLTISFKNTEELERIIHTITN; encoded by the coding sequence ATGGAAGAACTACGCTACATTGCAATTAATGACATTACACCAAATCCTTATCAACCCAGAGTCCATTTTGACCAAGAAAAACTAGAAGAGCTGGCGCAATCAATTAAAGAAAACGGTCTAATTCAACCTTTAATTGTCAGAAAATCGGCGATTATTGGCTATGAATTACTAGCAGGAGAACGCAGGTTGCGAGCCAGTCAACTAGCAGGTTTGACAAGTGTTCCTGTAGTGATTAAAAATTTATCCGATGATGAGCTACTTTATCAAGCGATTATTGAAAATTTGCAACGCTCTGATCTGAATCCAATTGAAGAAGCAAAATCCTATCAACGCTTGATTGAAAAAAATTTAACTCATGACGAAATCGCTCAGATTATGGGAAAATCACGGCCATACATCACAAATATCCTTCGTTTACTACAACTATCAGATCCACTTATCTCAGCAGTTGAAGAAGGGATTTTGTCACAAGGACATGCCCGATTGTTAATTCCTTATTCAAGAAAAGAGCAAGAAAAGTGGCTTACCACCATTCTTCAAAAGGAGATGAGCGTTCGCTCTTTAGAACATGCTCTTTCTAAGAAAAAGACAACTGCTAAGAAAAAAGAAAATATCTTCGTAAAAGACATCGAGTCAACTCTTAGCAAAGTATTAGGTTCAGGAATTTCTATTGAGCAGAAAAAAAATGGGAGTGGTACCCTTACTATCTCTTTTAAAAATACAGAAGAATTGGAACGAATTATCCACACAATAACAAACTAG
- the dnaN gene encoding DNA polymerase III subunit beta, translating into MIQFSINKTVFLQALTITKRAINSKNAIPILSTVKIEVSAEGITLTGSNGQISIENFISIQDENAGLLISSPGSILLEASFFINVVSSLPDIVLEVREIEQQQVVLTSGKSEITLKGKEAEHYPRLQEVSIAKPLTLKTSVLKETINETAFAASTQESRPILTGVHFVLTENHSLKTVATDSHRMSQRKLILDKAGDNFNVVIPSRSLREFVTVFTDDIETVEVFFSNNQMLFRSEHISFYTRLLEGTYPDTDRLIPTEFTTTAIFDTAKLRQAMERARLLSNATQNGTVKLEIIEGQVSAHVYSPEVGRVNEELDTLEVTGEDLVISFNPTYLIDALKAVNSEQIKISFISPVRPFTLVPNSDELDFIQLITPVRTN; encoded by the coding sequence ATGATTCAATTTTCTATCAATAAAACAGTATTTTTACAAGCCTTAACGATTACTAAGAGAGCAATCAACAGTAAAAATGCCATTCCTATTTTATCGACTGTAAAAATCGAAGTATCAGCAGAAGGAATTACCTTAACTGGGTCAAATGGACAAATTTCCATTGAGAATTTTATCTCTATTCAAGATGAAAATGCTGGTTTATTGATTTCTTCTCCAGGATCCATCTTGCTAGAAGCATCTTTCTTCATTAACGTGGTATCTAGCTTACCAGACATTGTCTTAGAAGTACGTGAAATCGAGCAGCAACAAGTCGTCTTAACAAGTGGGAAGTCAGAAATTACTCTAAAAGGAAAAGAAGCAGAACACTATCCTCGTTTGCAGGAAGTATCAATTGCTAAACCACTTACTTTAAAAACGAGTGTCTTGAAAGAGACAATCAATGAAACAGCTTTTGCAGCTTCAACACAAGAGAGTCGCCCTATTTTAACAGGTGTTCACTTTGTTTTAACAGAAAATCATTCTCTTAAAACAGTAGCAACAGATTCTCATCGGATGAGTCAACGAAAATTGATTTTGGACAAAGCTGGGGATAACTTTAACGTTGTCATTCCAAGCCGTTCCTTACGTGAGTTTGTGACTGTTTTTACGGATGATATTGAAACTGTAGAAGTATTCTTCTCAAATAATCAGATGCTCTTTAGAAGTGAGCATATCAGCTTCTATACTCGTTTACTTGAAGGAACTTACCCAGATACTGATCGCTTAATTCCGACAGAATTCACTACAACAGCGATTTTTGATACAGCTAAATTGCGTCAAGCAATGGAGCGGGCTCGTTTGCTGTCAAATGCTACTCAAAACGGTACTGTAAAGTTAGAAATTATAGAAGGGCAAGTGTCAGCTCACGTGTATTCACCAGAAGTTGGTCGAGTCAATGAAGAATTAGATACACTTGAAGTGACAGGAGAAGATTTGGTGATTAGCTTTAATCCAACTTATCTCATTGATGCTCTAAAAGCGGTTAATAGCGAGCAAATTAAGATTAGCTTTATTTCTCCAGTTCGTCCATTTACCCTAGTACCAAACTCAGATGAGCTTGATTTTATCCAACTGATTACACCAGTACGGACAAATTAA